The DNA sequence ATCGTGTCATTGGATCCAATGGCAAACTCACCGGTTTTGCCGGTGGCCTGACCGCTAAAGCCCTGCTGCTAAAAATCGAAGCCACCGCAAACAGTGCTGAAGAATTCACCCTCAGTGAATGAAAATGCTGCTGAAGAAGGTGGTAAAAATTTCAGCGACAGAGGCATAAAATTCAGCTATCGTGTTTAGCATATAAAACAAATTAAGCCAGTAATGGCTTTTGTAACCTGACTGAAGCTGGTTTGGTTAAGTTAAACAAACGAGAGTGGTGCCATGAGCCTGATGTTCGATCCCGAAACCGCCGTTTATCCTTTCCCGCCTAAACCTGCCCGTCTGTCGGCGGACGAAAAACAGTTTTACCGTACCAGGATCAAAACGCTGCTGAAAGAACGAAATGCGGTGATGGTGGCGCATTATTACACCGATCCGGAAATTCAGGCGCTGGCAGAGGAGACCGGTGGCTGCGTGGCCGACTCGCTGGAGATGGCTCGCTTTGGCAGCCAGCATGCCGCCAGCACGCTGCTGGTCGCTGGCGTGCGATTTATGGGTGAAACCGCCAAAATACTCAGCCCGGAAAAAACCATTCTGATGCCGACGTTGCAGGCTGAATGTTCGCTGGATTTAGGCTGTCCGATTGACGAATTCAGCCGCTTCTGCGATGCGCATCCCGATCGTACCGTGGTGGTCTATGCCAATACGTCGGCGGCGGTTAAAGCACGCGCTGATTGGGTAGTGACCTCTAGTATAGCGGTTGAGCTGATTGAACATCTGGACTCGCTGGGCGAAAAAATTATCTGGGCACCCGACCGCCATCTTGGGCAGTACGTCACCCGTCAGACGGGCGCAGATATTCTTTGCTGGCAGGGCGCCTGTATCGTGCACGATGAGTTTAAAACTCAGGCGCTGGCGCGGATGAAAGCGCTCTATCCTGATGCGGCAGTGCTGGTGCACCCGGAATCCCCGCAGGCGATTGTAGAACTGGCCGATGCCGTCGGTTCAACCAGCCAGTTAATCGCTGCGGCAAAACAGTTGCCGCAGCGGCAAATGATTGTGGCAACCGATCGCGGTATCTTTTATAAAATGCAGCAGGCCTGTCCGGATAAGGAGCTGTTGGAGGCACCAACAGCGGGTGAGGGCGCAACCTGCCGCACCTGCGCGCACTGTCCGTGGATGGCGATGAACGGCCTGAAAGCAATAGCAGAAGGTCTGGAGCAGGGCGGAAGTGCTCATGAAATACAGGTAGATGCCAAACTCCGTGAAGGCGCATTACTACCGTTAAACCGTATGCTAACCTTTGCGGCAACGTTAAAATAAATCAGGATAACGACACTTATATGGACTTTTTCAGCACGCACAATATTTTGGTACACATCCCTCTTGGCACGGGGGGTTACGACCTGTCGTGTATTGAAGCCATCGGCACGCTCGCCGGTCTGCTCTGCATCTGGCTTGCCAGCCTGGAAAAACTGGTTAACTACGCCTTTGGCCTGATTAACGTCACGCTGTTTGCGGTGATATTTTTCCAAATCCAACTCTACGCCAGTCTGCTGCTTCAACTGTTTTTCTTTGTGGCAAACATCTACGGGTGGTACGCCTGGAGCAGACAGAATGCGAATAATCAGCACGTATTACAGATCCGCTGGCTGAGCATGAAAAAGGCGCTGGGATGGGCGGGCGTTTGCGTGGTCGCGATTGGCCTGATGACGATCTGGATCAATCCGGTCTTTGCCTGGCTGACCCAGGTTGCCGTTACCGTCATGCAGTCGTCAGGACTGGCGGTAACCATGCCGGAGCTTCAGCCGGATGCTTTCCCGTTCTGGGATTCCTGCCTGATGGTGCTGTCGATTGTGGCAATGATTCTGATGACGCGCAAATACGTTGAAAACTGGCTGCTGTGGGTAGTGATCAATGTGATAAGCGTGATGATTTTTGCGCGGCAGGGAGTTTATGCGATGGCGTTGGAGTATGCGATCCTGACGTTAATTGCACTGAATGGTTCCTGGCTGTGGATCAAAAGCGCCCGTGAACAGGGTTCCCGGGCGCTTTCTTAACCTTTAGTGATGATGATGGGCATGAGCATGATCGTGCCCGCTTTTTCCCCAGGAGAGTTCGCAGTCGCCGTCATCGCAGCTCTGATACTCCATCTGCACCGTGGCGTGCTCTATCTGATAATGTTCATGCAGATAGTCATGGATGCGGTGCAGCAGGGCATCGTGATCGTAGGGAGGGATGACCTGAACATGCAGCGTCATCACCGGTTTTTCGCCCACCTGCCATAAATGAAGATGATGAACGTTTCGCACTTCAGGAATGCCACGCGTCAGCGCCCGTTTTAATTTATCCACGTCTACCGAAGGCGGGGTCCCTTCCAGCAGCTCATGAAAACTTTCTTTCATCAGCGCCCATGCGCTTCTTAATACCAGCAGCGCCACCACCACTGACAGAATCGGATCGACAGGCGTCCAGCCGGTATACATGATAATCAGCGCGGCAATGATGGCACCCACCGATCCCAGCAAGTCCCCCAGCACATGTAACGCGGCGGCACGGACGTTAAGGTTTTTTTCTTCGCTACCCTGATGCAGCAGCCAGAACGACAGCAGGTTCGCTAACAGACCACCGACTGCAATTACCAGCATAAATCCACCGGCAACCGGCTCTGGGTGCATAAAGCGCTGTAGAGCTTCCCAGACGATCAGTGCAGTGATGACCATCAGCGCCAGGGCATTAACAAAGGCAGCCAGCGTGGTTAAGCGCAGCAGACCAAAGGTATGGCGGCTGTTGGGCTTGCGATGGGCAAATTGTACGGCCAACAGCGCCATCAGCAGTGCGGCGGTATCCGTCAGCATGTGTCCGGCATCGGCCAGCAGCGCCAGTGAACCCGACAGCAGTCCGCCGACAATCTCAGCGACCATAAAAATAGCAGTGACCAGAAATGCGGCCAGTAAACGATTGCGGTTTCCACCGGTATGAGAATGCGAGTGCGCCATAATTATCCAGTTTTAAAATCAAGCATGCTTAATCATATCAATAATTTTACCTGACAAAACACAAAGACTTAACGTTAATAACGCTCTCTGCCGCAGTGCGATGCCTTATTAAAGCGTCAGTTTTTGAGAAATAAACCAGAACGTGAAAAATGAGCGTCAGAGAGGAGATTCTCTAAATGAAAAAGGAGAGCCAAAGCTCCCCTTTCAGTAAGATACCCGTTTGGATTACTGCGTGGTGCCATCCGTTTTGGTATCTGCACCGGGTCCGACTTTCTTATTGATATCCGGGCATTTACCGTCTTTACACTGGGTATTTTTATCAATCTGGTCGGCGGTCATCTTTGAATGATGTTTGGTGGTTTTATGCTTAGTGCCGTTGTGCGTGGCCGTTGCATCACCGGTGTTGTTGATTTTGCTGTTATCAACTTTGTTCGGTGCCAAATTCTCTTTTGCTCCACCCGCGGCTGCGCCCGCATCTGCCGCCTGGTTAGCGGTACCGTTGTTGCCGCCAGCGGCCATTGCTGCGCCACTGCCCAGAGTCATCGCTGCTGTCAGAAATACGATCGCAAACTTGTTCATCATTATGCTCCGTTAATGTTTTGTGTTGACGATCCAAACCTTGCTGAAAACGCGGTTTGAATAAAGAAATGGAGGAGGCGCAAGCGTCTCCCGCATAATGCTCACATTCGTGAAGCTTGTGATCTCTATGCGTTTTTTTTTAGTGTTGACCGATAAAAGTATAGTAAGGATTAGCAGAACAGCAAATTCGCCCGATGATTATTCAGGGAAAGTTGATTTACAGCCCCGTGCGCACGCGATAAATTGGCTGAGATGCGCCTGGTGTGCAGTATTGCCATGAAAATATCTGGAAATATTATGAATTATCAGAATGATGACCTGAGAATCAAAGAAATAAAAGAATTGCTTCCTCCTGTTGCCTTACTGGAAAAATTCCCGGCCACGGACACGGCGGCGAAAACAGTCGCTGAGGCCCGTCAGGCAATTCACAATATTCTGCAAAAAACCGACGACCGCTTATTAGTCGTCATTGGTCCCTGTTCCATCCATGATGTTACCGCCGCGAAAGAATACGCTCAGCGCCTGCTGAAGCTGCGCGAAGCGCTGAGTGATTCCCTGGAAGTGGTGATGCGGGTCTATTTTGAAAAACCGCGTACCACGGTGGGTTGGAAAGGACTGATTAACGATCCGCACATGGATAGCAGCTATCAGATTAACGATGGCCTGCGTATTGCCCGTAAGCTGCTGCTGGACATTAACGATACTGGCTTACCGGCTGCCGGTGAGTTTCTGGACATGATTACTCCGCAGTACGTGGCCGATCTGATGAGCTGGGGGGCAATTGGCGCGCGCACCACCGAGTCCCAGGTGCACCGCGAGCTTTCCTCCGGCCTTTCCTGTCCGGTAGGTTTTAAAAATGGTACCGACGGCACGATTAAGGTCGCTATCGACGCAATCAACGCGGCCAGCGCACCACACTGCTTCCTGTCAGTCACCAAATACGGCCATTCCGCCATTGTCGAAACCAGCGGCAACGGCGACTGCCATATCATCCTGCGCGGCGGCAAAGAGCCAAACTACAGTGCGCACCATGTGAATGCCGTAAAAGCCGGCCTGGAAAAAGCGGGTCTGGACCCGCAGGTGATGATCGACTTCAGCCACGCTAACAGCAGCAAGCAGTTTAAAAAGCAGCTGACGGTGGCGGACGATGTCGCGCAGCAGATTGCGGGCGGTGACAAAGCGATTATCGGCGTAATGATTGAGAGCCATTTAGTCGAAGGCAATCAGAGTCTGGAAAGCGGCGAGCCGCTGGTTTACGGCAAAAGCGTTACCGACGGCTGCATCGGCTGGGAAGACACTGAAACTGTGCTGCGCCAGCTGGCGGACGCGGTAAAAGCCCGTCGCGGCTAAGTAAAGCGCCATAAAAAAATCCGCCCGAGGGCGGATTTTTTATTGTCTGAACATCAGCAAATTACTTTGCTTTACCCTGGTTAGCCACGGCAGCCGCTTTCGCAGCGATCTCGTCGGCATCGCCCAGGTAGTAGTGTTTGATCGGCTTAAAGTTTTCGTCGAACTCATACACCAGTGGTACGCCAGTTGGGATGTTCAGTTCGAGGATCTCTTCTTCGCTCATGTTGTCCAGGTATTTCACCAGCGCACGCAGGGAGTTACCGTGTGCAGCGATGATCACTTTCTCACCGCTTTTCATGCGCGGCAGAATGGACTCGTTCCAGTAAGGCAGCACGCGATCGATGGTCAGCGCCAGGCTTTCGGTGGTTGGCAGCTGTTCAGCGGTCAGCGAAGCGTAACGTGGGTCGTGGCCAGGGAAACGCTCATCGGCACGATCCAGCTCTGGCGGAGTCACTGCAAAGCCGCGACGCCACTGTTTAACCTGCTCGTCACCGTATTTCTGCGCGGTTTCCGCTTTATCCAGACCCTGTAGCGCACCGTAGTGACGCTCGTTCAGACGCCAGGATTTTTCAACCGGCAGCCAAACCTGATCCACTTCGTCCAGAATGTTCCACAGCGTGTGGATGGCACGTTTCAGCACGGAGGTATAAGCGAAGTCGAAGGTAAAACCTTCTTTTTTCAGCAGCTGACCCGCCGCTTTCGCTTCGGTACGCCCTTTATCGGAAAGATCAACATCGTACCATCCGGTAAAGCGGTTTTCATTGTTCCACTGGCTTTCGCCGTGACGTACCAGAACCAGCTTAGTTACAGCCATAGCTTAACTCCTTAAATTTCTGACGTTTCTGAGATAATGGTAAACCGAAAATTGCCCGACGCATTCCGTCGCAATTTCTACAGGCCATTACCATAACGGAAATCTGTGCAGCGCGTAAGCCTGTAGCCATCGCGATGCACGTTTTTCATGCGCTTAATCAAACCGCCGTCAGACGATAGCGCGTTACCGACTGATACGATTCACCGGGTTGTAGCCAGCAGTCGGGCTGTGGCCATTCAGGGTGATTCGGCGAGTCGGGCAGAAACTCGCTTTCCAGCGCGATGCCCTGAAAGGCAGTATAGACGCCCTGTTCGCGCGCCGGTGTGCCTTCCAGATAATTGCCGGAGTAAAACTGCAGCGCAGGCGCGGTCGTAAAGACGCTAAGCTTTAACCGGCCATCCGCAGACCACAGTTCGGCGTTGGGCTGGTTATCCGCCACTTCGTTCAGCAGGAAAGCATGATCGTAGCCTTTCACCGCGCGCTGATCCGCATCCAGCAGGAAATCCTGCGCAACGCTTTTCAGCTGACGGAAATCAAAACCGCTATCGGTCACCGCGGTCAGATCGGCATTCGGTATCCCGTCGCGGTTCACCGGCAGATAGTAATCGGCGTTGAGCTGTAAACGATGATGACGGGCATCATCGTGCTGCGCATCCAGATTAAAATAGGCGTGATTAGTAAGATTGACCGGGCAGGGCTGGTCGACCGTTGCCTGATACTGGATCGACAGCGTATTGTCATCTTCCAGCCGGTAGAGCAGCGAAACCAACAGGTTGCCGGGATAACCCTGATCGCCATCGACAGATTCCAGTTTGTATTCCACTTCCTGCTCTGCCTGACGCACGATCTGCCAGCGGCGATGATGGAAGCCTTCGGGGCCGCCGTGCAGCTGATGCACGCCCTGATTCGCCGTCAGTTGAATAGATACGTCGTCTTTCTGCAACGTCGCGTTAGCGATGCGGTTAGCATAGCGGCCGACGGTCGCGCCCAGATAGGCCGTCTGATTCAGGTAGTCGGACGGTGTCGCGCAGCCCAGCAGAGCCTCACGTACGCTGCCATCTTTCATCGGGACACGCGCCGACAGCCAGGTCGCGCCCCAGTCCATAAACGTCGCAACCATGCCGCCAGCGTTGCGCAGCGTGGTGATACGCCACGGCTGGCCGTCGGGCGCATGGGAGTTGATTTCTCTTAGCATTGACCTGCTCCTGCCGATGCTTTACAGACGTAGAAGGTTTCTTTAATGCCGGATTGGGCTTCGTACTGCTCCGCCACGGCGGACTTCACGCTATCGACCAAATCCAGCGGCATCAGCGCCACGACACAGCCGCCGAAGCCGCCGCCGGTCATGCGCACGCCGCCACGCTCGCCGAGCGTCGCCTTAATGATTTCCACCAGCGTATCGATTGGCGGCACGGTGATTTCGAAGTCATCGCGCATGGAAGCGTGCGATTCCGCCATCAGCACGGCCATCCGCGCCAGATCGCCTTTTGCCAGCGCGCTAGCAGCTTCCAGCGTGCGGGCGTTTTCAGTTAGCACATGGCGAACGCGTTTAGCGACCAGCGGATCCAGCTCCTGTTCCCTTGCCGCAAACTGCTGCAAATCCACATCGCGCAGTGACGTTTTATCAAAGAAGCGGGCACCGGCTTCGCACTGCTGACGACGGGTATTGTACTCACTGCCCACCAGACTGCGGCGGAAGTTGGAGTTGATAATGACCACGGCAATATCTTCCGGCATTGGCACAGGTTGTGTACCCAGCGTCCGGCAGTCGAGCAGCATGGCGTGATCTTTCTCGCCCAGCGCGGAAATCAGCTGGTCCATAATGCCGCAGTTACAGCCGACAAACTGGTTTTCCGCTTCCTGACCGTTTACGGCGATGGCGGCACCGTCCAGCGGCAGCTGATACAACTGCTGGAAAACCGTGCCTACCGCCACTTCCAGCGAGGCGGAAGAACTCAGTCCCGCGCCCTGAGGCACGTTGCCCGCGATAACCATATCCACGCCAGCAAAATCACCGTTGCGCAGTTGCAGATGCTTCACCACGCCGCGCACGTAGTTAGACCACATCTGCGTTTCATGTGAGGTAATCGCGTCGTCCAGTGAAAAACTATCCTGCTCGTTGTCGTAATCTGCTGCAATAACGCGGACCACGCGGTCGTCGCGTTTTGCACAGGCGATGACCGTTTGATAATCAATCGCACAAGGCAGCACAAAGCCATCATTGTAATCGGTATGCTCGCCGATCAGATTCACACGGCCCGGCGCCTGGAACGTCTGTGTCGCAGCATAGCCAAACTGGTCGGCAAAAAGCTGTTGGGTAGCGGTTTGTAATGTCATTCTGATGCTCCGGTCTCGCGGAAATGGATGTCGCTGACGGAGCGCAGGCGTTCAGCCGCCTGTTCCGCCGTTAAATCACGCTGGGTTTCTGCCAGCATCTCGTAGCCGACCATAAACTTGCGTACCGTCGCAGAACGCAGCAGCGGCGGATAGAAATGAGCATGAAGCTGCCAGTGTTGGTTTTCTTCGCCGTTAAACGGCGCGCCGTGCCAGCCCATGGAATAGGGGAAAGAGCACTGGAACAGGTTGTCGTAACGGCTGGTCAGTTTTTTCAACGCCAGGGCTAAATCCTTGCGCTGTGCATCGGTTAAATCAACCAGCCGTTTGACAGGCGCTTTTGGCAGCAGCAGCGTTTCAAATGGCCACGCCGCCCACCACGGCACCACGGCCAGCCAGTGTTCAGTTTCAACCACGGTTCTGCTGCCGTCTTTCAGTTCACGCGTGGCGTAATCCACCAGCATTGGCGAACCATGTTTGGCAAAGTAATCGCGCTGAAGATCGTCTTCGCGCTTCGCTTCATTGGGCAGGAAGCTGTTTGCCCAGACCTGTCCGTGCGGATGGGGATTGGAACAGCCCATCGCCGCGCCTTTGTTTTCAAACACCTGCACCCACGGATAGTGCTGACCCAGATCGGCAACCTGTTCCTGCCAGGTTCGTACCACCTCTTCCAGTGCGGAAACGGAAAGTTCTGGCAGCGTTTTGCTGTGATCCGGCGAAAAGCAGATAACCCGGCTGGTGCCGCGCGCGCTTTCGCAGCGCATCAGAATATCTTCGCTTTCTGGCGCATCCGGCGTATCGGTCATTAGCGCAGCAAAATCGTTGGTAAACACATAGGTGCTGGTGTAATCGGGATTTTTATCGCCCGTTACGCGGGTGTTGCCAGGACAGAGAAAACAGTCCGGATCATGAGCCGGTAATTTTTCTTGTGAAGGCGTTTCCTGCGCACCCTGCCATGGCCGTTTAGCACGATGGGGAGAGACCAGAATCCACTGATCTGACAGCGGGTTATAGCGGCGATGCGGATGATCGACCGGATTAAATTTTTGCATGTTTTGTCCTGATAACCTTACTTATACCAGCGAACCCTGGAGGAAAAATAGCACAGTACGAGAGAATAAAGCGTGATCCAGTGTGGATAAATGGAATCGTTTACACAAACTGAAAAATCCGAAATAGCGGCCTTCAGGGGAAAATAATCGATAAACAGGCATGGCGCAATAGCATAAAGTGGTAGCGGTTACACACAGAATGCATTTCGCGCCTGTACTATTTCAGCAGCGCCAGCTCAGTTCTGAGGTTAAACCACCTCTTCCTGCTGATAGCGATAGCCGCTGCCATCAGGCACAAAGGTTAAACGGTGTGTAATGCATTGCGGCGCATCTTCAGCATGGTGCGAAACAAACAGCAGCTGCGTTTTTCCTTCACCAATCAGCACGTCGACAAAGCGGCGCACCAGCTGACGGTTAATCGGGTCCAGTCCCTGAAGCGGTTCATCAAGGATGAGCAGAGCGGGATGCTTAACCAGCGCGCGCGCGATCAATACCAGCCGCTGTTGACCCCACGAGAGGCTGTGGAAAGGCACATCGGCGGCTTTGCTCATGCCAAGCCGCTGTAGCCACTGCGCTGCAAGCTGCTGCTGGCGGTCCGAAACGGCCTGGTAGATTCCAATGGAGTCGAAATAGCCGGAAAGAATGACGTTGCGCACGCTGCTGCTGACGCGGTAGTCAAGATGCAGGCTACTGCTGACATAACCGATATGCTGCTTGATGTCCCAAATGGTTTCGCCGCTGCCGCGACGGCGGCCGAACAGCGTTAAATCGTTACTGTAGCCCTGAGGATGATCGCCGGTCACCAGGCTGAGCAGCGTCGATTTCCCCGCGCCGTTCGGGCCAACAATTTGCCAGTGTTGCCCCGGCTGCACTTCCCAGCTCAGGTGATTCAGAATGGGTTTATCGTCATACGACACCACGCCATCGCGCAGTAAAATCAGCGGTAGCGCCGGTTCAGACTGCGCCTCATCAGGCTCGGGCAATGCCATTCCCTGTAAGCTTTCGCTGTGGGCCAGCTGTGCAACCAGCGCTTCAGCCAAAATTTCCTCACGTGGACCTACGTGAGTCAGCGTGCATTCAGCCAGCACGCCAACCTTATCGATAAAATCGGGAATATCATCAAAGCGATTCAGCACCAGCACAATGGTGTAATCCTGCTGATGCAGCCCGGCTAACACCTGCGCAAGATTAGCGCGTGAGGCCACATCCAGACCATCAAAAGGCTCATCAAGGATCAGCAAATCAGGCTGGGCCATCAGCGCCTGGCATAACAGCGTCTTACGCGTCTCGCCGGTTGAAAGGTATTTAAATCGCCTGTCGAGCAGGGAAGTAATGCCAAACAGCGCCGCCAGCTGTTCACAGCGCTCAGCGTTATTGATTTCAGCCTGAATAATCTGCGCGGTGGTGCGGCCGGTATCGTCTTCATCGGCGCTGAGCATGTCGGTGTTATTGCGCTGCCACTCCTCGGAGACCAGCTTTTGCAGCTGTTCGAGAGAAAGACGGACAGGGCGGGCAAACTGCGTCGCCATCTTTCCTTTTGCCACCGGTAATTCGCCCGATAGGGCTTTAGCCAGCGAGGATTTACCGCTGCCGTTTGCGCCGACAAAAGCCCAGCTTTCACCCGCCTGGATGCAGAGATCGTTTAAGGTCAGGGTACGGGTGCTGCTCAGATGAAACTTGCCTTGCGAAATATGCAACCCAGACATTGTTTATTCCATTTTATGCATTGTACCCCAACTAATAAACGCCAGCGGCCGCGCTGTCAAATGCGGCAGTTAATTTCAGAGTAGCGTGGCGATAATGACCTGGTCAGCATTAAAATGTGCTGTTACCGTCTGACCGGGTTGCAGTTTTTGCCGATCGACGCGATCGTTATCAAGCGTGGCGCACAGCGTTTCATTGCTGGCCAGGGTAATTAAAACTTCGCTGTGCGTGGCGCCTCGTTCAAGCTGGGCGAGCGTGCCGCTGAGCTGATTATCCGCCCCGGAAGCGCCTTGGGTAACATCGACCCACGGCGCTTTGATTAACACCAGCACTTCTTTTCCGGCGGTGAGCGCAAGACGATTCGCGCTTTGCTCGGTCAGCGCCACGTTGATGAGCGTTGCGCCATCGGCCAACAGGACTTCTACATGCTGCTGAATGGCCTCGGTATCGCGCTGTACAACGGTGCCAAAAAGCTGATTACGGGCGCTGGTCTGCAACGAAAAGCGAGCGATAGCGCCGAGCAGGCTGCCAAGCGGTACATCATCCTGTAAAACGTCGAACGCTTTTTGCTGAATCTGCTCCAGCAGGGCAAACAACTGGATCAGCCTCTCGCCACAGGGCGTCACCTGCGCACCGCCGCCGCCTTTGCCGCCGGTGGCACGCTCAACCAGCGTGCGGTCGGCCAGCGTGTTCATTTCATTAATCGCATCCCAGGCACTTTTGTAGCTGATGCCTGCCAGCTTAGCGCCCTGGCTGATTGAGCCGGTGTGGCGGATCTGCTTCAGCAGTTCGATGCGGCGGGGATCGGCAAACAGTCGTTGTTGCAGCTTCAGAATCAGGGAAAGGTCGGCCTGCATAGCGGCTCCTGGTAAAAGGTTTTTCAGAATTGTACACCGTTGCGCGCGCCAGACGTAAAAACAGGTAAAACGCACAAAAGGTCAGTGCACTTTTTCTTCCCACAGATACAATGACTTCTTTTGGTCAGCAAGGGAGACAACCATGCTGGAATTACTGATGGGTCTTGGGGAAGCAATCCTCATGGTACCGGTGGTGATGGCGATTATCCTCGGGCTGATTTACGGCCTGGGCGAAGTGTTTAACGTTATCTCCAAATTTGGTCACCGTAAGGACCAGACGGCGAAAAGCCGCCAGTAACAGAGCTTTATACCGCGCCTGCATTTTCCGGGCGCGTTTTTTTTGCGCGATCTCAACTTCTCTCTTCTCCTGCCGATAAACTACGTGACAAGGTTTTTTCTCGTTATAGTATCTCCTACATAACGACACCCTCTGGAGAACACCATGTCTGTGAAATTACGTCATTTCTTTATCGGTACAGTTTTAACGGCCAGCGTGGCAGGCCATGCCGTGGCGGCAGAAACTCTCACCGTGTTTGCGGCTGCGTCGCTGACGAATGCATTGCAGGATATTGCTCAGCAGTATCAGCAGGGAAAAGAGGTGAAAATCGTCTCTTCGTTTGCCTCCTCTTCGACGCTGGCACGCCAGATAGAGCAGGGTGCGCCTGCGGATCTGTTTATCTCTGCCGATCAGCAGTGGATGGATTATGCTGCGCAGAAGAAAACGCTGGATGATGCCAGCCGCGTCACGCTGCTGGGTAACGATTTGGTGCTGGTTACGGCCGACGCGAAGGCTCCGCAGGTGGCGATTAACAAAACCACCGACTGGAAAAGCTTGCTGAAAGGCCAGCGTTTGTCGGTGGGCGATCCCGATCATGTACCCGCCGGTATTTACGCGAAAGAAGCGTTGCAAAACCTTGGCGCATGGTCTGAGTTAGAGCCGTTGCTGGCCCGGGGGAACAGTGTGCGAGCTGCGCTGGCGCTGGTCGAGCGTAACGAAACGCCTTACGGCATCGTGTATGGCTCCGATGCCATCGCCAGCAAAAAAGTCACCGTGGCCGGCGTCTTCCCCGCTGACAGCCACAAGCCAGTGGAATATCCCATGGCGATGCTGAAAGATCGTAATTCTGCCAGCGTTACCGCTTTCTACAACTATCTGAAAGGGCCAGATGCGGCGGCCGTTTTCAAACGTTACGGATTTACACCGGTACTATGATCCTCAGTGACCCCGAATGGCAGGCGATTGCGTTAAGCCTGAAAGTTTCAACAGTTGCGGTATTGTTCAGCCTGCCGTTCGGGATCCTGATGGCCTGGATACTGGTGCGTTGCCGTTTTCCAGGCAAAACCCTGCTCGACAGCCTGATCCATCTGCCGCTGGTGCTGCCACCGGTTGTGGTGGGCTATCTGCTGCTGATCGGCTTTGGGCGGCGCGGTTTTATCGGCGAATACCTGTATGACTGGTTCGGTTTTACCTTTGCTTTCAGCTGGCGGGGAGCCGCGCTGGCTTCCGCGGTTATCGCTTTTCCGCTGATGGTCAGAGCAATCCGTCTGGCGCTGGAAAGCGTCGACAGCAAGCTGGAGCTGGCGGCACGCACGCTGGGCGCCGGGCGCTGGCGGGTCTTCTTCACCATCACTTTACCGCTCACGCTGCCCGGGATTATTGCCGGAACGGTACTGGCTTTCGCCCGCTCGCTGGGCGAGTTCGGCGCCACTATCACCTTCGTGTCGAATATTCCTGGCGAAACCCGCACCATTCCTTCCGCGATGTATACCCTGATTGAAACACCCGGTGCGGAAAACGCGGCGGCGCGTCTCTGCGTGATTGCTATTGTGCTGGCGCTCTGTTCGCTTTGGCTGTCGGAATGGCTTGCACGCTGGGGCCGCAAAAGGCTGGGGGGAACATGCTCGAACTGA is a window from the Pantoea sp. CCBC3-3-1 genome containing:
- the modB gene encoding molybdate ABC transporter permease subunit → MILSDPEWQAIALSLKVSTVAVLFSLPFGILMAWILVRCRFPGKTLLDSLIHLPLVLPPVVVGYLLLIGFGRRGFIGEYLYDWFGFTFAFSWRGAALASAVIAFPLMVRAIRLALESVDSKLELAARTLGAGRWRVFFTITLPLTLPGIIAGTVLAFARSLGEFGATITFVSNIPGETRTIPSAMYTLIETPGAENAAARLCVIAIVLALCSLWLSEWLARWGRKRLGGTCSN
- the modF gene encoding molybdate ABC transporter ATP-binding protein ModF → MSGLHISQGKFHLSSTRTLTLNDLCIQAGESWAFVGANGSGKSSLAKALSGELPVAKGKMATQFARPVRLSLEQLQKLVSEEWQRNNTDMLSADEDDTGRTTAQIIQAEINNAERCEQLAALFGITSLLDRRFKYLSTGETRKTLLCQALMAQPDLLILDEPFDGLDVASRANLAQVLAGLHQQDYTIVLVLNRFDDIPDFIDKVGVLAECTLTHVGPREEILAEALVAQLAHSESLQGMALPEPDEAQSEPALPLILLRDGVVSYDDKPILNHLSWEVQPGQHWQIVGPNGAGKSTLLSLVTGDHPQGYSNDLTLFGRRRGSGETIWDIKQHIGYVSSSLHLDYRVSSSVRNVILSGYFDSIGIYQAVSDRQQQLAAQWLQRLGMSKAADVPFHSLSWGQQRLVLIARALVKHPALLILDEPLQGLDPINRQLVRRFVDVLIGEGKTQLLFVSHHAEDAPQCITHRLTFVPDGSGYRYQQEEVV
- the modE gene encoding molybdenum-dependent transcriptional regulator, with translation MQADLSLILKLQQRLFADPRRIELLKQIRHTGSISQGAKLAGISYKSAWDAINEMNTLADRTLVERATGGKGGGGAQVTPCGERLIQLFALLEQIQQKAFDVLQDDVPLGSLLGAIARFSLQTSARNQLFGTVVQRDTEAIQQHVEVLLADGATLINVALTEQSANRLALTAGKEVLVLIKAPWVDVTQGASGADNQLSGTLAQLERGATHSEVLITLASNETLCATLDNDRVDRQKLQPGQTVTAHFNADQVIIATLL
- the galT gene encoding galactose-1-phosphate uridylyltransferase, which encodes MQKFNPVDHPHRRYNPLSDQWILVSPHRAKRPWQGAQETPSQEKLPAHDPDCFLCPGNTRVTGDKNPDYTSTYVFTNDFAALMTDTPDAPESEDILMRCESARGTSRVICFSPDHSKTLPELSVSALEEVVRTWQEQVADLGQHYPWVQVFENKGAAMGCSNPHPHGQVWANSFLPNEAKREDDLQRDYFAKHGSPMLVDYATRELKDGSRTVVETEHWLAVVPWWAAWPFETLLLPKAPVKRLVDLTDAQRKDLALALKKLTSRYDNLFQCSFPYSMGWHGAPFNGEENQHWQLHAHFYPPLLRSATVRKFMVGYEMLAETQRDLTAEQAAERLRSVSDIHFRETGASE
- a CDS encoding AcrZ family multidrug efflux pump-associated protein, encoding MLELLMGLGEAILMVPVVMAIILGLIYGLGEVFNVISKFGHRKDQTAKSRQ
- the modA gene encoding molybdate ABC transporter substrate-binding protein; this translates as MSVKLRHFFIGTVLTASVAGHAVAAETLTVFAAASLTNALQDIAQQYQQGKEVKIVSSFASSSTLARQIEQGAPADLFISADQQWMDYAAQKKTLDDASRVTLLGNDLVLVTADAKAPQVAINKTTDWKSLLKGQRLSVGDPDHVPAGIYAKEALQNLGAWSELEPLLARGNSVRAALALVERNETPYGIVYGSDAIASKKVTVAGVFPADSHKPVEYPMAMLKDRNSASVTAFYNYLKGPDAAAVFKRYGFTPVL
- the galK gene encoding galactokinase — protein: MTLQTATQQLFADQFGYAATQTFQAPGRVNLIGEHTDYNDGFVLPCAIDYQTVIACAKRDDRVVRVIAADYDNEQDSFSLDDAITSHETQMWSNYVRGVVKHLQLRNGDFAGVDMVIAGNVPQGAGLSSSASLEVAVGTVFQQLYQLPLDGAAIAVNGQEAENQFVGCNCGIMDQLISALGEKDHAMLLDCRTLGTQPVPMPEDIAVVIINSNFRRSLVGSEYNTRRQQCEAGARFFDKTSLRDVDLQQFAAREQELDPLVAKRVRHVLTENARTLEAASALAKGDLARMAVLMAESHASMRDDFEITVPPIDTLVEIIKATLGERGGVRMTGGGFGGCVVALMPLDLVDSVKSAVAEQYEAQSGIKETFYVCKASAGAGQC